The genomic DNA CTATTTCCGCGGGCTTCCCCGCAGGGTTGGGCGCCATCTGGCAGACCCAAGGCTGGCGCATCTTCGGGCTGGTCATGGTCATCGGCATCGCCGTGATGATGCTCATTGTGTTCGTGGAAGATTCCCAGCGTCGTATCCCGGTCCAGTACGCACGCCGCCAGATCGGCCGACGCACCGTGGGTTCAACCACGACCTACATTCCGATCAAGGTCAACATGGCCGGCGTGATTCCGGTGATCTTCGCGTCCTCCATTCTGATGCTGCCGCAGATCTTGATTCAGTTCAATATGCCCACCGACGGTACTGAACCGGCCGGCTGGGTCGTGTGGTTGCAGCAGTACTTCGGCACCGGCGCCCACCCGCTGTATATGGCCGTGTTCTTCTTTATGACGATCTTCTTCACGTACTTCTACGTGACCATCACGTTCAACCCGCAAGACGTCTCGGACAATATGAAGCGCCAAGGTGGCTTCATCCCGGGCGTGCGGGCAGGTCGTCCCACCGTCCAATACCTCGAATACGTCATCTCGCGGGTGACCTTCGTCGGGGCCCTCTACCTGGGCATGATCGCCATGTTGCCACTGATCGCATTCGTGCTCATCGGGGCAGACCAGAACTTCCCATTCGGCGGCACTTCCATCCTCATTATGGTGGGTGTTGCCCTGACAACAATCAAACAGATCGACGCACAAATGGAACAACGCCACTACGAAGGCTTGCTCCGCTAAGCTGAGACCCAGATCCGAGACCCCGAACAAGGACAGGACAACACATGACACGTTTGCTCATCATGGGCCCTCCAGGGTCAGGCAAAGGCACCCAAGCTGTGCGCATTGCCGATAAGATGGCCATCCCGGCGATCTCGACCGGAGATATCTTCCGGTACAACGTCAAAGAAATGACCGAGCTGGGCCAAGAAGCCAAGCGCTACATCGACGCTGGCGACTTTGTGCCCGACGACGTCACCAACCGGATGGTCGCGGACCGTCTCAACCAGGCTGATGTGTCAAACGGGTTCCTGCTTGACGGCTATCCCAGGACCGCTGGCCAAGTTGAGGCCCTGGAAAAAATCATGGAAGAAAAAAACGATACCCTAACTGCGGTTTTGGTCTTGGAAGTGCCTGACGAGGAAATCGTCGAGCGTCTCCTGGCGCGTGCCGCGACCGAGGGTCGTTCTGATGACACCGAAGAGGTCATCAAACATCGCTTGGACCTCTACCACCAAGAGACCGAAGACCTGATCGAAGGGTATGTAGAACGCGGCATCGTTGGTCGAGTCGACGGTACCGGTGCAATTGATGACGTCACCGAACGCCTGCTGCAGACGATCTACAACATTCGTGCACGGACTGGTACGCTGCCGGTCATCAAACCACGCACGAACGATTAAGTTCTCCTGCGTTCGACAAAACCGACCCGGTCACCGGGTCGGTTTTTCGTTGGTCGACAACTTCCGCAGTGAAATTGGCACCCTCCGCCACATCACATTACGCTTGACAATTGTCCACATAATGGTCGCGGCCCGACACATCGGCCTGACCACCGGGTCGCAAAGGTTAAACACACTTCATGGCACGACATATCGAACTGAAAACCCCCGCCCAAATGGCCACCATGCACCAAGCCGGGCTCATCCTGCACAAGGGCCTGGACGCCGTCGTAGCAGCAGCGCAACCCGGTGTCACCACCAACGAGCTAGACCAAGTCTTCCGCAGCGTCTTAGCTGAACATGGCGCCACCTCCAACTTCTTGGGCTATCACGGCTTCCCCGCCACGATTTGTGCCTCCGTCAATGATGAAGTCGTTCATGGCATACCCGGTGACCGAGTGCTCAACGACGGCGACATCATCTCGGTGGACGCCGGAGCGGTCATCGATGGTTGGCATTCCGATTCCGCTCGCACCGTGTTGGTCGGCGATGTGGATCCGGCAGACCAACGACTCTCAGAAATCACCGAAGCCGCGATGTGGGCCGGGATTGCTGCCTATGCCAAGGCCAAGCACGTCGGCGAGATCGGCAACGCAATCGAAGACTACGTTCGAGCACAACAAGGCGAACCCCTGGGGATCCTCGAAGACTATGTTGGTCACGGCATCGGCTCGGCAATGCACCAGGCACCGGATGTCTTCAACTACCGCTCCGGCATGCGCGGGCCACGGGTCAAAGCCGGGATGGTCTTGGCGATTGAACCAATGCTAGTCCGCGGAAGTATCGAAACACGGACACTGGCTGACGACTGGACCGTGGTCACCGTAGACGGATCGAATGCCTCCCAATGGGAACACTCAGTCGCCCGGCACAAAGAGGGTATCTGGGTCATCACCGCACCCGACGGGGGAGCGGCAGGACTTGCTCCGTTTGGTGTCGTCCCGGTGCCAATCCCACAAAAGTAGTCTTGTGTCAATGCTGCTTGGCATTATTTGACCAAATGCGCTAACATAGATCCTTGGCTGTTTCTGCCTTTAAGTTTCGGTGTGTCCGGATATTTACCGGCACGAAAGCAGCTCAAGAACATGCTTTTGGAATTGCCATGATCGGTATCGATCCAGTGCGGTGACAGAAGACAACAGATTGTGGAGGACATGGCTAAAAAAGAAGGCGTCATTGAAGTTGAAGGAACCGTTTCAGAAGCGTTACCAAACGCAATGTTCCGGGTCCGGCTAGATAACGACCACATCGTGCTTGCCACCATTTCCGGCAAAATGCGTCAACACTATATTCGCATCCTGCCAGAAGACCGTGTGGTGGTCGAGCTTAGCCCATACGACCTTGAACGAGGCCGTATCGTCTACCGCTACAAATAAACCCATCCACCTCTGGAACGCTCAAGGAGGAACCCTGTGAAGGTTCAGCCAAGCGTGAAGCGGATCTGCGATGACTGCAAAGTCATTCGCCGCCACGGCAATGTCATGGTGATCTGCTCTAACCCACGCCACAAACAGCGCCAGGGCTAAGGCCCAGCGCAAGTGTAATTAGGCCCACCAACGGGCCGCGGCAACACAGAGTATTAACTCAACCTTCGGACAAGACAAAGGCCGAAGACTTATCCGCCAGGTAAGGACAGTGTCGCAGATGTGTCGAGTTCTTCACATCTCGCATTGCACCGCCTGGCCGGAAATTATTCCCGGGTAAGGACGTGTTGTCGAAGACCTTTGTCATAAAGAACAGGAGAACGGCCATATGGCACGTCTAGCAGGCGTTGATATTCCACGTGAAAAGCGTGTCGTCATCGCTCTCACCTACATTTATGGTGTTGGCAACAGCCGCGCAACCCAAATTCTGGAAGCGACCGGCATTGACGCGAGCACTCGCGTCAAAGATCTATCTGATGACGAAATGGTGAAACTGCGCGACTACATCGAAGGCAACCTTCAGGTTGAAGGTGACCTCCGCCGTGAAGTTGCAGCAGACATTCGTCGCAAAGTCGAAATTGGTTCTTACCAAGGTCTGCGCCACCGTCGTGGTCTACCAGTCCGCGGTCAGCGCACCAAGAACAACGCACGTACCCGTAAGGGCCCGAAGAAGACTGTTGCAGGACGCAAGAAGTAACTTCTCGTCCCACCAAGTATTACTAATCCAAGCTTTTTGTAGGAGAGCATTCTATGGCAAAGCCACGCGGTGCGGCCCCACGTAAGGGACGTCGCTCCAAGAAGAATATTACTCAGGGCCAAGCCCACATTAAATCAACCTTCAACAACACCATCGTGTCCATCACCGATACCACCGGTGCTGTGATCTCTTGGGCTTCTGCCGGAGAGATGGGTTTCAAAGGTTCCCGTAAATCGACCCCGTTTGCTGCTCAAACCGCGGCTGAGCATGCTGCCAAGCGCGCCCAAGAACACGGGATGCGTAAAGTCGACGTCTTCGTCAAAGGCCCAGGCTCCGGTCGCGAAACCGCGATTCGTTCGCTGCAGGCCGCCGGCCTGGAA from Enteractinococcus fodinae includes the following:
- the rpsK gene encoding 30S ribosomal protein S11; the protein is MAKPRGAAPRKGRRSKKNITQGQAHIKSTFNNTIVSITDTTGAVISWASAGEMGFKGSRKSTPFAAQTAAEHAAKRAQEHGMRKVDVFVKGPGSGRETAIRSLQAAGLEVGSISDVTPVAHNGARPAKRRRV
- a CDS encoding adenylate kinase, which translates into the protein MTRLLIMGPPGSGKGTQAVRIADKMAIPAISTGDIFRYNVKEMTELGQEAKRYIDAGDFVPDDVTNRMVADRLNQADVSNGFLLDGYPRTAGQVEALEKIMEEKNDTLTAVLVLEVPDEEIVERLLARAATEGRSDDTEEVIKHRLDLYHQETEDLIEGYVERGIVGRVDGTGAIDDVTERLLQTIYNIRARTGTLPVIKPRTND
- the rpsM gene encoding 30S ribosomal protein S13 encodes the protein MARLAGVDIPREKRVVIALTYIYGVGNSRATQILEATGIDASTRVKDLSDDEMVKLRDYIEGNLQVEGDLRREVAADIRRKVEIGSYQGLRHRRGLPVRGQRTKNNARTRKGPKKTVAGRKK
- the map gene encoding type I methionyl aminopeptidase, translated to MARHIELKTPAQMATMHQAGLILHKGLDAVVAAAQPGVTTNELDQVFRSVLAEHGATSNFLGYHGFPATICASVNDEVVHGIPGDRVLNDGDIISVDAGAVIDGWHSDSARTVLVGDVDPADQRLSEITEAAMWAGIAAYAKAKHVGEIGNAIEDYVRAQQGEPLGILEDYVGHGIGSAMHQAPDVFNYRSGMRGPRVKAGMVLAIEPMLVRGSIETRTLADDWTVVTVDGSNASQWEHSVARHKEGIWVITAPDGGAAGLAPFGVVPVPIPQK
- the secY gene encoding preprotein translocase subunit SecY, producing MFSTIARVFKTPDLRTKILFTLGIIAIYRVGVFIPAPSVDYGNVQMCLAQGDTTGGLYSFVNMFSGGALLQVSIFALGIMPYITAAIITQLLRVVIPAFERLQKEGPEGQARLTQYTRYLTVGLALLNATTIATLARSGALLNCNVSLLSDDGIWSTLLLVLTLAIGAIVIMWMGEQITERGVGNGMSLMIFVAISAGFPAGLGAIWQTQGWRIFGLVMVIGIAVMMLIVFVEDSQRRIPVQYARRQIGRRTVGSTTTYIPIKVNMAGVIPVIFASSILMLPQILIQFNMPTDGTEPAGWVVWLQQYFGTGAHPLYMAVFFFMTIFFTYFYVTITFNPQDVSDNMKRQGGFIPGVRAGRPTVQYLEYVISRVTFVGALYLGMIAMLPLIAFVLIGADQNFPFGGTSILIMVGVALTTIKQIDAQMEQRHYEGLLR
- the rpmJ gene encoding 50S ribosomal protein L36, with the translated sequence MKVQPSVKRICDDCKVIRRHGNVMVICSNPRHKQRQG
- the infA gene encoding translation initiation factor IF-1, translating into MAKKEGVIEVEGTVSEALPNAMFRVRLDNDHIVLATISGKMRQHYIRILPEDRVVVELSPYDLERGRIVYRYK